In Pirellulales bacterium, the DNA window ATTCGAACCGGGGCAGATTGGCGGCGTAAACAATTTGCATGGTTTCCCCAGGCCCATCAAAGAAAGCTGCACGTGTGCCGCTTCGAATCTGAAGAGAGAACGCACCTTATCATCGGGCACTGAAGACAGGAACCGCACGCACACCCGCGTACAGCCATCCGGGGGACCATTCAACTTCGCAAAATCGAACATATATGTACAAACACAGCTCCAAATTAGCTCGCCGCAAAAGGAGATGACATGGCACTGACACCCGATGTGGCACGCGCCCGCGCCGAAGCAAATCACAAGAAGGAAGAACGCGCCAAGGAAGGCGCAAAGGCGATGATGGAATATCAGGCCAGCAGACGCCAGATTCGCGAGAGGACTGCGAAGCTCCGGGCACTGCGGTTGGCCAAAGAGGCGGCCGAGGCAAAGAGTGGAGCCGGATCGCCTTGAAACGAACACATCGGCGGCGTATATAACGGGTTGCGGCCTGAATCGGGCCGGCGGCGAGCCGCGTGTACGGGATCCGTTTTCGGCTTCTGGCTCGCTCTTTTCCATTTTCACTGGCAGCCCAGATCGCGCGGGATGTCTTATTCAACCCGCAAATCGGCTCGCGCATAGCGCGCAGGGCCGCGCAAGCGCGTACCCAAGAAAGATTCTGCATTGACCTCCTTTGACGACTTTATGCTTAACGCGGCGATCACACGCGCCCTCGCCGAGGAAAAGTACCTCACTCCCACTCCGATCCAGGCTCAGACCATTCCGACCGTCATGTCGGGCCGCGATGTGATCGGAATTGCCCAAACCGGAACCGGCAAGACCGCGGCCTTCGCACTGCCCATACTGCACCGCCTTGCGGCCACCCAGCGCCCGTCAGAGCGAAAGAGCTGTCGCATCCTGGTGCTCAGCCCGACGCGCGAGCTGTCCGGCCAGATCCTCGACAGCTTTCGCACCTATGGCCGCCACCTGCGGCTCAGAGCGACGCTGGCGATCGGCGGCGTATCGATGGGCAGCCAAGTTCGCGCCCTGCTCAGCGGCGTAGACGTTCTCGTCGCGACGCCGGGCCGGTTGCTCGATCTCGTCAGGAGCAATGCGCTGCGATTGGACGGAGTCGAATGCGTCGTCCTCGACGAGGCCGACCGTATGCTCGACATGGGCTTCATTCATGACATCCGTAAGATCGTCGCCAAGCTTCCGGTTGCGCGTCAGACGCTGATGTTCTCCGCGACCATGCCCCGCGCCATCGCCGAACTCGCCGGGCAGATGTTGCGCGATCCGGTCAAAGTCGCAGTAGCGCCGGCCGCGTCGACGGTTGAACGCGTCGAGCAGCGCATTATTCGCGTCGATCGCTCGTCAAAAGCCGCAATACTGATCGACGTGCTACGGCGGGAGCCGATCGATCGAGCCCTGATCTTCACGCGGACAAAGCACGGCGCCGATAAAGTCGTGCGAAATTTGGTCCGGGCCGGCATCGGCGCCGAAGCGATCCACGGCAACAAATCGCAAAATCAGCGCGAGCGCGCGCTCGCAGCCTTTCGCAAGGGCGATGTCAGAACACTCGTTGCCACTGATATCGCGGCGCGCGGCATCGACGTCGATGGCGTCAGCCACGTCGTAAATTTTGATCTGCCGAACGTGCCGGAGACCTATGTGCATCGTATCGGCCGCACGGCGCGTGCCGGCGCCGAAGGAATTGCGATTTCGCTGTGCGATAGCGAGGAGGTGGCGTTCCTGCGCGACATCGAAAAGCTTATTCGCATGACAATCCCGGCGACCGGCGAGCGGCTCGATCGGGCGCACGTGGAGCAACCTCGCACGGCCGGCGCCGCGACCAGGCCGTCCGGCTCTGCCAGGCAGCGGCCGGGCAAACGCAAGGGTCCGGCACGGCGGCAAGACCGCCGTGCCGAGCCCAGCAGGTCCCAAGCACCGTCCCATCATTCAAATCAGGACCGACCAGACGAAGCGCCGAGCGGTATCGAATCGATTGCCTTCATGCAGGGTAAAGCCAGGCCGGAACGCAATCGCGCACCGCGCGCGCAACGTTGGGCCGGTCATTCACAAGGAACCTAAACGTGCCCAAGGAAGAATTATTGCAGTTCGAGGGGCTCGTAACCGAGATATTGCCGGACGCGCGCTACCGCATTCAGCTCGATAACGGCCATCTGCTCGTCGCCTATACGGCGGGCCGAATGAAAAAGAATCGGATCAAAACCCTGGCGGGAGATCGTGTCACGGTGGAACTATCACCCTACGATTTGGAAAAAGGGCGATTGATCTTCCGCCACAAGGACGAACGGGCGGCGACTGCGGCGCGCCCGCCGCAGCGCAACCAGTTTCGGCGGCGGTGAGCTATGGCTGATGAATCCCCTACCGACCAAGTGTTGGCGCCAACCCGCGCCGACGCCATGCGGATTTTTATCTTTAAATCCGAAACAAACTCCACCTTGGGAGCGTTTACCAGCGATCTGGCCGGCCTCCGATTACCGAGCCAGTTCAAACCTTGGCGCGCCGTAGGCGCCATCGCGCCCGATCGGAATCCGCCGTACAAATTGTCGCGCGATGTGATCGAGGCCGCGATCTCTGCTCGAGGCTATCAGCTTTTTCGCCTCAGCAAAAAGGATTGAACCGCCTGTCTCATCGGGTGGCTCATGCATCAATACGCAAGGACTTTGGATATGGCCAGCAAGCCGGGCACCAGGCCCAAGAACGAATTCGTATTTTTCGACGTGGTTTATGAAGACGGCTCACAGCGCTCAAATAGACGGGTGCCGGCCGAGCTGCTCGGCGGCCCAGCTAAAGACGAAGCCGCGCGGGGTTTCATCATCGAACAGGATCGAGAAATCGCCGAAAAATCAGGACGCTCACCGTTGGCCATAAAAAGCATTCGTCGGGCTGGAGCGCGAATTAAATAGCCGCCAAGCCATCGGGAATTCGGC includes these proteins:
- a CDS encoding DEAD/DEAH box helicase, whose amino-acid sequence is MTSFDDFMLNAAITRALAEEKYLTPTPIQAQTIPTVMSGRDVIGIAQTGTGKTAAFALPILHRLAATQRPSERKSCRILVLSPTRELSGQILDSFRTYGRHLRLRATLAIGGVSMGSQVRALLSGVDVLVATPGRLLDLVRSNALRLDGVECVVLDEADRMLDMGFIHDIRKIVAKLPVARQTLMFSATMPRAIAELAGQMLRDPVKVAVAPAASTVERVEQRIIRVDRSSKAAILIDVLRREPIDRALIFTRTKHGADKVVRNLVRAGIGAEAIHGNKSQNQRERALAAFRKGDVRTLVATDIAARGIDVDGVSHVVNFDLPNVPETYVHRIGRTARAGAEGIAISLCDSEEVAFLRDIEKLIRMTIPATGERLDRAHVEQPRTAGAATRPSGSARQRPGKRKGPARRQDRRAEPSRSQAPSHHSNQDRPDEAPSGIESIAFMQGKARPERNRAPRAQRWAGHSQGT
- the infA gene encoding translation initiation factor IF-1, which translates into the protein MPKEELLQFEGLVTEILPDARYRIQLDNGHLLVAYTAGRMKKNRIKTLAGDRVTVELSPYDLEKGRLIFRHKDERAATAARPPQRNQFRRR